The Bos indicus x Bos taurus breed Angus x Brahman F1 hybrid chromosome 15, Bos_hybrid_MaternalHap_v2.0, whole genome shotgun sequence genome includes a window with the following:
- the GPR83 gene encoding probable G-protein coupled receptor 83 isoform X1, whose amino-acid sequence MTPGWVLLCLLPAVRAADERSPGAALAGPNASHFFWNNYTFSDWQNFVGRRRYGAESQNPTVKALLIVAYSFIIIFSLFGNVLVCHVIFKNQRMHSATSLFIVNLAVADIMITLLNTPFTLVRFVNSTWVFGKGMCHISRFAQYCSLHVSALTLTAIAVDRHQVIMHPLKPRISITKGVIYIAVIWTMATFFSLPHAICQKLFTFKYSEDVVRSLCLPDFPEPADLFWKYLDLATFILLYILPLLIISVAYARVAKKLWLCNTIGDVTTKQYLALRRKKKKTIKMLMLVVVLFALCWFPLNCYVLLLSSKVIRTNNALYFAFHWFAMSSTCYNPFIYCWLNENFRVELKVLLHMCQRSPKPQEGQPPSPVPSLRVAWAEKSSGRRASPANSLLPSSQVQSGRTDLASVEPIVTMT is encoded by the exons ATGACCCCTGGCTGGGTGCTGCTCTGCCTGCTGCCCGCGGTGCGGGCCGCGGACGAGCGGAGCCCTGGGGCGGCCCTAGCGGGCCCCAATGCCTCGCACTTCTTCTGGAACAACTACACCTTCTCAGACTGGCAGAACTTCGTGGGCCGGAGGCGCTATGGGGCCGAGTCCCAGAACCCCACGGTGAAAGCCCTGCTTATCGTGGCTTACTCTTTCATCATCATCTTCTCGCTCTTTGGCAACGTTCTGGTCTGTCATGTCATCTTCAAAAACCAGCGGATGCACTCGGCCACCAGCCTCTTCATCGTCAACTTGGCCGTCGCCGACATCATGATCACGCTCCTCAACACCCCCTTCACTTTG GTCCGCTTTGTGAACAGCACGTGGGTGTTCGGGAAAGGCATGTGCCACATCAGCCGCTTCGCTCAGTACTGCTCCCTGCACGTCTCTGCCCTGACGCTGACGGCCATCGCCGTGGACCGCCACCAG GTCATCATGCATCCGTTAAAACCCCGGATCTCAATCACAAAAGGTGTCATCTACATCGCAGTCATCTGGACCATGGCAACGTTCTTTTCACTCCCACACGCTATCTGCCAGAAATTATTTACCTTCAAGTACAG TGAGGACGTTGTCCGCTCCCTGTGCCTGCCAGACTTCCCTGAACCAGCCGACCTCTTCTGGAAGTACCTGGACTTGGCCACTTTCATCCTGCTTTACATTCTGCCCCTCCTCATCATCTCCGTGGCCTATGCCCGTGTGGCCAAGAAGCTGTGGCTGTGCAACACCATTGGCGATGTGACCACGAAGCAGTACCTGGCCCTGCGGCGCAAGAAGAAGAAGACCATcaagatgctgatgctggtggTGGTTCTCTTTGCCCTCTGCTGGTTCCCCCTCAACTGCTACGTCCTCCTGCTGTCCAGCAAGGTCATTCGCACCAACAACGCCCTCTACTTTGCCTTCCACTGGTTCGCCATGAGCAGTACCTGCTACAACCCCTTCATCTACTGCTGGCTCAATGAGAACTTCAGGGTCGAGCTGAAGGTGCTGCTGCACATGTGCCAGAGGTCGCCCAAGCCTCAGGAGGGGCAGCCGCCCTCCCCTGTGCCCTCCCTCAGAGTGGCCTGGGCAGAGAAGAGCAGCGGCCGCAGGGCTTCTCCAGCCAACAGCCTCCTGCCGTCCTCCCAGGTGCAGTCTGGGAGGACAGACCTGGCATCCGTGGAGCCCATTGTGACCATGACTTAg
- the GPR83 gene encoding probable G-protein coupled receptor 83 isoform X2 encodes MTPGWVLLCLLPAVRAADERSPGAALAGPNASHFFWNNYTFSDWQNFVGRRRYGAESQNPTVKALLIVAYSFIIIFSLFGNVLVCHVIFKNQRMHSATSLFIVNLAVADIMITLLNTPFTLVIMHPLKPRISITKGVIYIAVIWTMATFFSLPHAICQKLFTFKYSEDVVRSLCLPDFPEPADLFWKYLDLATFILLYILPLLIISVAYARVAKKLWLCNTIGDVTTKQYLALRRKKKKTIKMLMLVVVLFALCWFPLNCYVLLLSSKVIRTNNALYFAFHWFAMSSTCYNPFIYCWLNENFRVELKVLLHMCQRSPKPQEGQPPSPVPSLRVAWAEKSSGRRASPANSLLPSSQVQSGRTDLASVEPIVTMT; translated from the exons ATGACCCCTGGCTGGGTGCTGCTCTGCCTGCTGCCCGCGGTGCGGGCCGCGGACGAGCGGAGCCCTGGGGCGGCCCTAGCGGGCCCCAATGCCTCGCACTTCTTCTGGAACAACTACACCTTCTCAGACTGGCAGAACTTCGTGGGCCGGAGGCGCTATGGGGCCGAGTCCCAGAACCCCACGGTGAAAGCCCTGCTTATCGTGGCTTACTCTTTCATCATCATCTTCTCGCTCTTTGGCAACGTTCTGGTCTGTCATGTCATCTTCAAAAACCAGCGGATGCACTCGGCCACCAGCCTCTTCATCGTCAACTTGGCCGTCGCCGACATCATGATCACGCTCCTCAACACCCCCTTCACTTTG GTCATCATGCATCCGTTAAAACCCCGGATCTCAATCACAAAAGGTGTCATCTACATCGCAGTCATCTGGACCATGGCAACGTTCTTTTCACTCCCACACGCTATCTGCCAGAAATTATTTACCTTCAAGTACAG TGAGGACGTTGTCCGCTCCCTGTGCCTGCCAGACTTCCCTGAACCAGCCGACCTCTTCTGGAAGTACCTGGACTTGGCCACTTTCATCCTGCTTTACATTCTGCCCCTCCTCATCATCTCCGTGGCCTATGCCCGTGTGGCCAAGAAGCTGTGGCTGTGCAACACCATTGGCGATGTGACCACGAAGCAGTACCTGGCCCTGCGGCGCAAGAAGAAGAAGACCATcaagatgctgatgctggtggTGGTTCTCTTTGCCCTCTGCTGGTTCCCCCTCAACTGCTACGTCCTCCTGCTGTCCAGCAAGGTCATTCGCACCAACAACGCCCTCTACTTTGCCTTCCACTGGTTCGCCATGAGCAGTACCTGCTACAACCCCTTCATCTACTGCTGGCTCAATGAGAACTTCAGGGTCGAGCTGAAGGTGCTGCTGCACATGTGCCAGAGGTCGCCCAAGCCTCAGGAGGGGCAGCCGCCCTCCCCTGTGCCCTCCCTCAGAGTGGCCTGGGCAGAGAAGAGCAGCGGCCGCAGGGCTTCTCCAGCCAACAGCCTCCTGCCGTCCTCCCAGGTGCAGTCTGGGAGGACAGACCTGGCATCCGTGGAGCCCATTGTGACCATGACTTAg